ATTAGATAAAGGAGAGAAAAAGGTATGTCGATCCAACCTATTCTCAAATTCTTTTCCCTGGTCTTTCTGCTAGGTCTGACCTTGCAGGCTAGCGCACAGAGCCCGCAGCCGCAGGTCGGCGCAGTGTCCAAGGGGTCATACGAGCTGAGCTCGGGTGACGTACTACGCATCAGTGTTTACGGGGAACCGGACCTGAGCTTCGAAGAGATTCGTCTCAACGATGCCGGCACGTTTTCCTATCCGTTTCTCGGTGAAGTGAATGCCGCCGGCAAGACTCCGCGTCAGGTCGAGCAGGAGATCACCGAGGAACTCAAGAACGGCTATCTTCGCGACCCCCGGGTGTCGATCAGCGTGATCAACTATCGGGAGTTTTACATCAGCGGCGAGGTCAAACAGCCCGGCGGTTATCCATACCAGCCCGGCCTGACGCTTGATCGCGCTATCGCGCTGGCCGGAGGCCTGACCGAGCGAGCATCGACCCGACGCATCACCATCGTTCGTGGCTCGAGTGAGAGCCGTGAATCGGAGCGTGCGACGCTCAGCACCCTGGTCAAGCCAGGCGACACCATCACTATCGACCAAGGATTCTTCTGAGCATGAACAGCTCCATACGACCTGACCGCACCTGGCCGCCCATGCCATCCAACGACGATGACCCGGATTACGTCGATCTCAAGCGGATCTGGAACGCACTCTGGTCGCGCAAATGGAGCATCATCGCACTGGTGGTGGTTGTCACCATGCTGACGACCCTCGCCGTCATGCAGATGACCCCCGTCTATACCGCCAAGGCGACGATGATGATCGAAACCAAAAGCGATCAGCTGGTAGCTTTCCAGCGGGTGGATGACAACAGTCGAACCGTCAACGAGTACATGCAGACGCAGCTCGGCCTGATGACCAGCCGGGGTGTCGCCGAGCGCGTAGTTCGCGAACTCAATCTCACCGAGCATCCGGAGTTCGACCCGCGCCAGCAGGACGAGCCATTGATCGATCTCCGCGGCATGTTGAGCCGGGCCAAGGCGAGCTTCCTGGGTGATGATCTGTCCGAGGCGGCCACGCCTCTCACCGAAGCGCAGATCATGGACGCAGTGACCCGCGACTTCATGTCTCGAATCAGCGTCGGCGTCGAAGGCAAGAGCCAGTTGGTTAGCATCCGTGTAGCGATGGCAGATCGTCTCACCGCAGCGCAGGCAGCCAACGAGCTTGGCGAAAGCTTCATCGAGAGCCAGCTCGAAGCGCAGATGGAAATGTCGATGTCGGCGACCAGCTGGATGAACGAGCGCCTCACGGAGCTGCGCGCCTCGCTGCAGGAAGCCGAAAATCGACTCCAGGCCTACCGTGAGCAGGAAGGTCTCGTCGACGTGGACGGCGTTCAGACGGTCAGCGCCAACGAGCTGTCACTCACCGGTGACCGCATGATCGACGCACGTCGCCAGCGCGCCGAGGCCGAAAGCCAGTGGCGCCAGGTCCAGGCGTCGAAGGACCAGGGCTGGGAGCGTCTGGCCAGCATCCCGGCGGTACTGGGTCATCCGTTGATCCAGCAGTTCAAGGCCGAGCAGGCACGTGCCCGCTCCAAGGTCGAAGAACTGTCACGCCGCTATGGCAACCGTCACCCGGCAATGGAAGCAGCGCGCTCCGACCTGGCTGCTGCCACGGCGAGTCTGCGCGGACAGGTCGAGCAGGTTATCGCCGGCATCGAGCGCAACTATCAACTGGCAGTCGCCAACGAGAACTCGCTGCGCAATTCCTTCGAAGCGAACAAGGAACAGATCCAGGACATTTCGCGCAAGGAATTCCGTGTCCGCGAACTGCAACGCGACGTCGAGAGCAACCGTCAGCTGTATGAGACGTTCATGACGCGTCTGCGGGAGACCACCGCGACTCAGGACCTGAACACTGCCAACGCTCGTATCGTCGATACCGCCTTGCCCCCAGCCAGGCCTTCGGCGCCAAACACCAAGTTGCTGATCTTGATCGCAGCCTTCGTGTCGCTGATAGCAGGCGTTGCCTTCGCACTGATCTCCGACATCCTCAACAACACGTTCAAGAGCACCGAGGACGTCGAGAGCAACCTCAACCTGCCAGTGCTCGGGATCGTGCCGCTGGTGGCCAGGAAGCAGGAGAAGCAAGTCCCACACCTGTTCGAGCGCGGCGACGATTTGCGCTTCTGCGAGGCGATTCGAACCATTCGCACCAGCGTCATGCTGTCCGACATGAGCCGCCCACAGAAGGTCATCGTGATCACCTCCTCGGTACCTGGCGAGGGCAAGAGCTCGGTCGCCGCGAACATGGCGTTTGCCCTGTCGCAGCTGCAGCGCGTTCTGCTGATCGACGCCGACCTGCGTCGTCCCACTCTGGCGCGGAATTTCGATTTCCCGGTTGGCACACCAGGTCTTGCAAACCTGATTTCCGGTACTGCCAAGGTCGAGGATTGCATCCAGACAGTGGACAGCCAGCTCGATATGCTGACCGCCGGTGCGGTGCCGCCCAACCCGCTGGAACTCCTGGCGTCGCCACGCTTTGCCAAGTTCCTGGAGCGAGTCAAGGATCGTTACGACCACATCCTCATCGACTCTCCGCCGACTCAGGCAGTCAGCGACGCGGTGCTCATGGCCACCCACTCCGATTCGGTTATCTACGTGATCAAGTCCGAGTCCACGTCGATCTCGATGGCTCAGAAAGGTGTCGGTCAGTTGCTTCAGGGCGGTGCGTCCATCGTCGGTGTTGTGCTGAACCAGGTCGACGTGAAAAAAGCTGCCAAGAAAGGCGAGTACAGCGGCTACTACGATCACTACGGCTACAGCGAAGCCAAGGCCTGATCCTTCCCCACCCCAGTTCGGCTGGCAGGTGACTAGCATGATGATCGATTTGCACAGTCACCTGCTTCCGGGCATCGACGATGGTCCCGAAGATCTCTCCACCGCGCTGGACATGGCGCGGTTGGCCGTGGCAAGTGGCACCACCCACCTTATCTGTACTCCACACATCCACCCGGGCCGCTATAGCAATGACGCTGCAAGCATCAAACTCGCCTGGCAGGCATTCGACAAAGCGTTGAAATCGGCGGGCATCCCTCTTCGTACCGGGTTTGCTGCCGAGGTTCGCTTCGGCAGTGAACTGTTCACCTCGATAGGTGACGGAACGGTCCCATTCATGGGCGATTGGAATGGACGTAAAGCCGTGTTGCTGGAATTCTCCCACGCCGATGTACCCTTTGGCGCCGAACGGATGACCGAGTGGATGCTGGCTCAGGGCGTAGTGCCGATCATCGCCCATCCAGAGCGCAACAAGGGCATCATGCGCCATCCCGCCCGGCTCAAAGCCTTTCTGCAACAGGGCTGTCTGCTGCAGGTCACGGCTGGTTCGGTAGCCGGCAAATTCGGTGAGCGGGCACGCAAGCT
The nucleotide sequence above comes from Halopseudomonas xinjiangensis. Encoded proteins:
- a CDS encoding polysaccharide biosynthesis/export family protein; the protein is MSIQPILKFFSLVFLLGLTLQASAQSPQPQVGAVSKGSYELSSGDVLRISVYGEPDLSFEEIRLNDAGTFSYPFLGEVNAAGKTPRQVEQEITEELKNGYLRDPRVSISVINYREFYISGEVKQPGGYPYQPGLTLDRAIALAGGLTERASTRRITIVRGSSESRESERATLSTLVKPGDTITIDQGFF
- a CDS encoding GumC family protein is translated as MNSSIRPDRTWPPMPSNDDDPDYVDLKRIWNALWSRKWSIIALVVVVTMLTTLAVMQMTPVYTAKATMMIETKSDQLVAFQRVDDNSRTVNEYMQTQLGLMTSRGVAERVVRELNLTEHPEFDPRQQDEPLIDLRGMLSRAKASFLGDDLSEAATPLTEAQIMDAVTRDFMSRISVGVEGKSQLVSIRVAMADRLTAAQAANELGESFIESQLEAQMEMSMSATSWMNERLTELRASLQEAENRLQAYREQEGLVDVDGVQTVSANELSLTGDRMIDARRQRAEAESQWRQVQASKDQGWERLASIPAVLGHPLIQQFKAEQARARSKVEELSRRYGNRHPAMEAARSDLAAATASLRGQVEQVIAGIERNYQLAVANENSLRNSFEANKEQIQDISRKEFRVRELQRDVESNRQLYETFMTRLRETTATQDLNTANARIVDTALPPARPSAPNTKLLILIAAFVSLIAGVAFALISDILNNTFKSTEDVESNLNLPVLGIVPLVARKQEKQVPHLFERGDDLRFCEAIRTIRTSVMLSDMSRPQKVIVITSSVPGEGKSSVAANMAFALSQLQRVLLIDADLRRPTLARNFDFPVGTPGLANLISGTAKVEDCIQTVDSQLDMLTAGAVPPNPLELLASPRFAKFLERVKDRYDHILIDSPPTQAVSDAVLMATHSDSVIYVIKSESTSISMAQKGVGQLLQGGASIVGVVLNQVDVKKAAKKGEYSGYYDHYGYSEAKA
- a CDS encoding tyrosine-protein phosphatase, whose protein sequence is MMIDLHSHLLPGIDDGPEDLSTALDMARLAVASGTTHLICTPHIHPGRYSNDAASIKLAWQAFDKALKSAGIPLRTGFAAEVRFGSELFTSIGDGTVPFMGDWNGRKAVLLEFSHADVPFGAERMTEWMLAQGVVPIIAHPERNKGIMRHPARLKAFLQQGCLLQVTAGSVAGKFGERARKLAHSLLREGVVNILASDGHNLGKRPPDMRHGLRVASEIVGERQAKHLVLDTPWKIVHGQLV